One genomic segment of Chelmon rostratus isolate fCheRos1 chromosome 22, fCheRos1.pri, whole genome shotgun sequence includes these proteins:
- the LOC121625863 gene encoding zinc finger protein AEBP2-like — protein sequence MAQITSEGGEQDPQPTSDQNDTGETAETGKEGQAAPDPKQEPGDYYENRAGMDVNSGIGLVEHRDSTSPDPDSNKETALLTEKTTDDEGEPCSKLSEPGKSPVQGSLASSTDSAQEGSRVLKQEQREGENVSSSPPIDRTKTAEKADHGTKRRASVELTSSDGEPLSRMDSEDSISSTLMDMESTASSGRSTPAMLNGHGGGTVTGSGLVPTAGKPLSYTCCWDQCHLLFPSSPDLAEHIRATHVDGQRGGVFVCLWKGCKVYNTPSTSQSWLQRHMLTHSGDKPFKCVVGGCNATFASQGGLARHVPTHFSSQSSSKVSNQGKVKEESPSKAGLNKRRKLKNKHRRSLPRPHDFFDAQTMDAIRHRAICLNLATHIESLGNGHSVVFHSTVIARRKEDSGKVKVLLHWTPEDILPDVWVNESDRLQQKTKVVHLSKLPTDTAVLLDPNIYRMFF from the exons ATGGCTCAAATAACGAGCGAAGGGGGTGAACAGGATCCTCAGCCGACGTCGGATCAAAACGACACCggtgaaacagcagaaaccGGCAAGGAGGGACAGGCCGCGCCGGACCCCAAACAGGAACCGGGCGACTACTACGAGAACAGAGCAGGAATGGACGTGAACAGTGGTATTGGTCTGGTGGAGCACAGGGACAGCACGTCTCCTGATCCCGACTCCAACAAAGAAACGGCGTTACTGACCGAAAAAACAACCGACGATGAAGGGGAACCTTGCAGTAAACTCTCTGAACCGGGGAAAAGTCCCGTACAGGGGAGTTTGGCGAGTAGCACTGATTCCGCACAAGAGGGCTCCCGGGTGCTTAAACAAGaacaaagagagggggagaacgTGTCCTCCTCACCGCCGATCGACCGCACAAAGACCGCAGAGAAAGCCGATCATGGCACCAAGAGACGGGCCAGCGTGGAACTGACCTCATCGGATGGAGAGCCTTTAAGTCGAATGGATTCAGAAGACAG tATCAGCAGCACCCTCATGGACATGGAGAGCACGGCATCCAGTGGACGCTCAACCCCGGCCATGCTCAACGGTCATGGTGGGGGCACAGTGACGGGCAGTGGCCTGGTGCCTACAGCTGGCAAGCCTTTGAGCTACACGTGTTGCTGGGATCAGTGCCACCTGCTGTTTCCCAGTAGCCCTGACCTGGCCGAACACATCAGAGCCACACATGTGGAcgggcagagaggaggg gtgtttgtgtgtctgtggaaagGCTGCAAGGTGTACAACACACCATCCACCAGTCAAAGCTGGCTGCAGAGACACATGCTGACCCACAGTGGGGACAAGCCATTCAAG TGTGTGGTGGGAGGCTGCAATGCAACGTTTGCCTCTCAGGGGGGGCTGGCCCGTCACGTCCCCACTCACTTCAGCTCACAGAGTTCATCGAAAGTGTCCAATCAGGGCAAAGTGAAGGAGGAATCTCCATCCAAGGCTGGCCTCAACAAGAGGAGGAAACtcaagaacaaacacagacgctCCCTCC cccGACCTCATGACTTTTTCGATGCCCAGACCATGGATGCCATCCGCCATCGAGCCATCTGTCTCAACCTGGCAACACACATCGAGAGCCTAGGCAATGGACACAGTGTGGTCTTCCACAGCACG gtaatAGCAAGGAGGAAAGAGGACTCTGGGAAAGTGAAGGTCTTGTTACACTGGACACCTGAAGACAT ACTGCCAGATGTGTGGGTGAACGAGagtgacagactgcagcagaagacCAAGGTGGTTCATCTGTCTAAGCTACCCACAGATACAGCTGTACTCCTGGACCCCAACATATAcag GATGTTCTTTTAA